Within the Deltaproteobacteria bacterium genome, the region TGGTTCGAGAAGACCAAGGACGTGTGCAAGAGCCACCTCCTCGACGTGCCCGATCCGAACGTGCTCGTCGGCAAGCCCACGAACGCGATCGCCGTCGAGGTCGTGGTGCGCGGGTACCTCACCGGCTCGCTCTGGCGCGACTACGTGGCGAAGAAGCACGGCGTGTACGGCGTGCCCATCCCCGATGGCATGAAGAAGGACCAGGCCTTCGAGCGCCCGATCATCACGCCGGCCACCAAGGAAGCGGTCGGCAAGCACGACGAGCCGACCTCCGGCGAGGACCTGGTTCAGCGCGGCGTGCTCGACGCGAAGACCTGGGATGCGTGCTGCGAAAAGGCGCTCGCGCTCTTCGCGGCGGGGCAGGCCTGGGCCAAGACGCAAGGCCTCATCTTCGTGGACACGAAGTACGAGTTCGGGCTCGCGGGCAACGAGCTCATCGTCATCGACGAGATCCACACCATGGACAGCTCGCGCTACTGGGAGGCGAGCGAGTACGAAGCGCGCTTCGCCAAGGGCGACGACCAGCGCATGCTCGACAAGGAGAACGTGCGCCAGTGGCTCATCCGCGAGAAGGGCTTCGACGGCCACGGGACGCCGCCGCCGATCGATGACGCGATTCGCACGGAGATCGCGCTCACGTACATCAAGGCATTCGAGCGGATCACCGGGCAGAAGTTCGAGAGCGCGCCGGGTGATGTGACGCCGAGGTTGGAGAAGAACCTGCGGGCGAAGGGATATCTGCGCTGAATGTCGGCGCTGGGAAGCGCCTCCCACAGGGCCTCTTTCACCAATTGATGTGTCCAACAGGGTTTGTGGGAGGCGCTTCCCAGCGCCGACCCACTATGCCGCCGTCGGCGCCGGCGTCTGCCGCTTCATCTTGTTCTCGATGACGCGAATCAGCGCTTCAGCGACCTTCGGATCCAGCTGCGCGCCCGAGAGATTGCGGATGACGTCGATGGCCTCGGCGTTGCCCATCGCCTTCGAGTACGGCCGGGTGCTGGTGCAGGCATCCCACGTGTCCGCCGCGGTCACGATGCGCGCGATGATTGGAATCTCGTCGCCCTTGAGGCCCTTGGGATAGCCGGCGCCGTCCCAGCGCTCGTGGTGGCTCTCCACCGCCGGCAGCACGCCCGCGAGGAAACCCACCGGCGCCACGATCTGCGCGCCCGCCTTCGGGTGCTCGCGCATGACCTTCATCTCGTCGTCGGTGAGGCGCTCCTTCTTGAGCAGGATGTGCTCGGGCGCGCCGATCTTGCCGATGTCGTGGAGGATGCCGCCGTAGCGGAGGTCGTCGAGCGCCTTGCCGTCGAGGCCGAGCTCCTTGCCCACCTCCATCGCCAGATCGCCCACGCGCTGGCTGTGGCCGCGCGTGTAGCGGTCCTTGGAGTCGATGCTGTTCGCGAGCGCGACGATCGTCTGGACGTAGCCCTTCTCCAGGCGCTCGATGAGCTCCTTGTTCTCGCCGTCGTAACGCGCGAG harbors:
- a CDS encoding phosphoribosylaminoimidazolesuccinocarboxamide synthase; its protein translation is MDHLERVRSQLPHTLRETNFATAGELYRGKVRDVYKQADRLLLVTTDRISAFDHVLGTIPFKGELLTRLAAFWFEKTKDVCKSHLLDVPDPNVLVGKPTNAIAVEVVVRGYLTGSLWRDYVAKKHGVYGVPIPDGMKKDQAFERPIITPATKEAVGKHDEPTSGEDLVQRGVLDAKTWDACCEKALALFAAGQAWAKTQGLIFVDTKYEFGLAGNELIVIDEIHTMDSSRYWEASEYEARFAKGDDQRMLDKENVRQWLIREKGFDGHGTPPPIDDAIRTEIALTYIKAFERITGQKFESAPGDVTPRLEKNLRAKGYLR
- a CDS encoding HD domain-containing protein produces the protein MLAALGLGALAAIALAWFQALRLGKPVRASIDGALEIARGHFGAQVPVEGKNELSDLAHTFNFMSLELARYDGENKELIERLEKGYVQTIVALANSIDSKDRYTRGHSQRVGDLAMEVGKELGLDGKALDDLRYGGILHDIGKIGAPEHILLKKERLTDDEMKVMREHPKAGAQIVAPVGFLAGVLPAVESHHERWDGAGYPKGLKGDEIPIIARIVTAADTWDACTSTRPYSKAMGNAEAIDVIRNLSGAQLDPKVAEALIRVIENKMKRQTPAPTAA